Proteins from one Fragaria vesca subsp. vesca linkage group LG6, FraVesHawaii_1.0, whole genome shotgun sequence genomic window:
- the LOC101295541 gene encoding palmitoyl-monogalactosyldiacylglycerol delta-7 desaturase, chloroplastic-like: MDLITSPTSNPKTHHYFKLHRSFLRPGSLVLGLRPLPQSSKVLNFAHCSSKQSEPNKCLSSTKLFTHFLSNSSRTVPSITTNAALAESTEPEPETEQGKYNRILLSDVIVKRPRHVFKGRKWSTMDLATAGVVVGMHVLSLLAPFQFNWGALWVAVSLYVVTGLFGITLSYHRNLSHRSFKLPKWLEYLFAYCGAQALQGSPIDWVCTHRYHHQFCDSEKDPHSPIEGFWFSHMSWLFDTNSVTERCGGLDNVGDLQKQPFYQFLKATYIAHPVALGALLYAMGGFPFIVWGMGVRIIWVYHITWLVNSACHVWGEQAWNTGDLSRNNWWVALLAFGEGWHNNHHAFEYSARHGLDWWQLDMTWYVVRLLQAIGLATDVKVPSEVQKQRMALN, translated from the exons ATGGATTTGATCACATCACCAACCTCCAATCCCAAAACCCACCATTATTTCAAACTCCACCGCTCATTTCTCCGGCCAGGGAGCCTAGTTCTTGGTCTCCGGCCACTTCCTCAGAGCTCCAAAGTCCTCAACTTTGCTCACTGCAGTTCAAAACAATCAGAACCCAATAAATGCTTATCAAGCACAAAGCTTTTCACCCATTTTCTCTCCAATTCTAGTAGAACAGTACCTTCAATAACCACCAATGCAGCTTTGGCAGAATCTACAGAACCAGAGCCAGAAACAGAGCAAGGAAAGTACAACAGGATTTTACTATCTGATGTGATTGTGAAGAGGCCTAGACATGTGTTTAAGGGGAGAAAATGGAGCACAATGGACTTGGCCACAGCTGGTGTTGTGGTGGGGATGCATGTTCTGAGTCTTTTGGCTCCTTTTCAATTCAATTGGGGAGCTTTATGGGTGGCAGTCTCACTTTATGTTGTGACTGGCCTATTTGGTATCACTCTTTCTTATCATAGGAACCTTTCACATAGAAGTTTCAAGCTTCCCAAGTGGCTTGAGTACTTGTTTGCTTACTGTGGAGCTCAAGCACTTCAG GGGAGCCCAATTGATTGGGTGTGTACACATAGATACCACCACCAGTTTTGTGATTCTGAGAAAGACCCACATAGCCCAATTGAAGGATTCTGGTTTAGTCACATGAGTTGGCTCTTTGATACCAATTCTGTGACTGAAAGG TGTGGGGGCCTAGATAATGTTGGGGATTTACAGAAGCAGCCCTTCTATCAGTTCCTAAAGGCAACTTACATCGCTCACCCAGTCGCTCTTGGTGCTCTACTGTATGCAATGGGAGGGTTCCCTTTCATTGTTTGGGGAATG GGTGTGAGGATCATTTGGGTGTATCACATTACTTGGCTGGTAAACTCAGCTTGCCATGTTTGGGGAGAGCAAGCATGGAATACTGGTGACTTGTCCAGGAACAATTG GTGGGTGGCATTACTAGCATTTGGAGAGGGATGGCATAATAATCACCATGCTTTTGAGTACTCAGCTAGACATGGTCTGGATTGGTGGCAGCTTGATATGACTTGGTATGTTGTAAGATTGCTCCAAGCTATTGGATTGGCAACTGACGTGAAGGTACCATCAGAGGTACAGAAACAAAGGATGGCTTTGAACTAA